A window of Indicator indicator isolate 239-I01 chromosome 40, UM_Iind_1.1, whole genome shotgun sequence contains these coding sequences:
- the LOC128978936 gene encoding claw keratin-like: MSCSSLCAPCGVCPPAPLADTCNEPCVRQCPDSTVVIQPPATVVTFPGPILSNFPQSSVVGSAGAPVMGGFGGRGGYGGSGGRGGYGGFGGYGGFGGYGGYGSCGYGGSGSCGYGGWGRGSCGIC, encoded by the coding sequence atgtcctgctccagcctgtgtgctccctgTGGGGTGtgcccccctgcccccctgGCCGACACCTGCAACGAGCCCTGCGTGCGGCAGTGCCCTGACTCCACGGTGGTGATCCAGCCCCCGGCCACGGTGGTCACCTTCCCCGGGCCCATCCTCAGCAACTTCCCCCAGTCCAGCGTGGTGGGCTCGGCAGGAGCCCCTGTGATGGGAGGCTTTGGAGGCCGTGGGGGCTATGGGGGCTCTGGAGGCCGTGGGGGCTATGGAGGCTTTGGGGGCTATGGAGGCTTTGGGGGCTATGGAGGCTATGGGAGCTGTGGCTATGGAGGCTCTGGCAGCTGTGGCTATGGTGGCTGGGGCCGAGGCAGCTGTGGGATCTGCtaa